In the Betaproteobacteria bacterium genome, CCTGCATGGCGCATGTGCTCGTTCAGGTCGATGCGCAGTGCCGACCGGCAATCGTCGCACTGCACGGACAAGAGCGCCGTCGCTCCGGTCCCGGCCTCGATCTCGTCGATGTCGCTTGCGCGGCGCGGGCAGGAGCCGATGACGATGTCGTCGCGCACACGGTTCCAGTTGAGCGTCCACGTCCACATGGTGATCAGCACTGCCCGCCGAAACGCCGATGGCGGGCAAGCATACGCCCGAATGCGTCGCCGCGGAGCATCCGGCGCGAGCACCGGGTCAGCTTCGACCCGGAACGCGAGAGCCCCGGCGCAGCGCAGGCCGCGGGCAACACCACATCTCGGGTTAAACTCGCGTCGTGGCGCTCGGCAACCTCATCATCGTTTCGGCACCTTCGGGCGCCGGAAAGACCACTCTCGTCGCGGCTCTGCTGGAAGCCGATCCCGCGGTGCGCCTGTCGGTCTCGTTCACTACGCGTGCGCCGCGACCGGGCGAGGTCGATGGCCGCGACTACCACTTCGTCTCCGTGCAGACCTTCGAGGCGATGCGCGCGCGCGGCGAGTTGCTGGAAAGCGCCGAAGTGCACGGCAATTTCTACGGTACGTCGCGCACCTGGGTGGCGGAGCGACTTGCCGCCGGCGAGGACATCCTGCTGGAGATCGACTGGCAGGGCGCGGCGCAGGTGCGACATGCGTTCGCGGAAACGATCGGCATCTTCGTCCTGCCGCCCTCGATGGCGGCGCTCGAACAGCGGTTGCACGGACGCGCATCGGACAGCGCCGAGGTCATCGCGCGCAGACTCGCAGCGGCGCGCGAGGAGATCGCCCATGTTGCTGAATTTGATTATGTTATTATTAACGAGCGGTTCGATGATGCGGTCAGTGACTTGATCGGCATCGTGCGGGCCGAGCGCCTGCGCACTGTGAGACAGCTGCGCCGTCATCCGAACCTTCTCGATCAATTCGACTCAAGTTCCATCCATGGCACGCATTACCGTTGACGATGTATTGAAGTACCTCCCGAACCGTTTCGAGCTGACGCTCGCCGCAACGTACCGCGCCCGCCAGCTCGCGAATGGCGCCACACCGATGGTAGAGTCGAACAAGGACAAGCCAACGGTGATTGCACTGCGCGAGATGGCACTGGGCAAGGTCGGTCGGGAGATACTCAACCGGGGTCAGACCTGAAGCGTGACCGGCGCGCG is a window encoding:
- the gmk gene encoding guanylate kinase, producing MALGNLIIVSAPSGAGKTTLVAALLEADPAVRLSVSFTTRAPRPGEVDGRDYHFVSVQTFEAMRARGELLESAEVHGNFYGTSRTWVAERLAAGEDILLEIDWQGAAQVRHAFAETIGIFVLPPSMAALEQRLHGRASDSAEVIARRLAAAREEIAHVAEFDYVIINERFDDAVSDLIGIVRAERLRTVRQLRRHPNLLDQFDSSSIHGTHYR
- a CDS encoding DNA-directed RNA polymerase subunit omega, giving the protein MARITVDDVLKYLPNRFELTLAATYRARQLANGATPMVESNKDKPTVIALREMALGKVGREILNRGQT